A part of Rhodamnia argentea isolate NSW1041297 chromosome 8, ASM2092103v1, whole genome shotgun sequence genomic DNA contains:
- the LOC115755808 gene encoding mediator of RNA polymerase II transcription subunit 8 isoform X2 yields MMAAMEGATPNQSQLQPQPQQPPMAAAERLNAAVQQQLHLDSVKIRAMSLFKSISRILEDFDAYARTNATPKWQDILGQYSMVNLELFNIVEEIRKVSKAFVVHPKNVNAENSTILPVMLSSKLLPEMETDDNSKREQLLQGMQNLPVASQIEKLKARIDMIAAACESAEKVLTDTRKAYGFGTRQGPTIAPTLDKAQAAKIQEQESILRAAVNYGEGLRISGDQRQMTPALPMHLTDVLHVGDGMQSLADSSGIYQKNTPVSSNNMSGAGTLLQGTGTQLLGRSAASPGANSFDNTSASPMPYANSPRSGTNMNTPSPQQQSQQQQPQQQQQQQRQKMMQLPQHQQILLAQQQFRPTMSGLGQGQPQMQYSQTLGHQQFQGRQLPSGPLQHSIGQSQLNQGNMMNRHLSQFSGTANSALFNAAQTAPNSQMIPNISATMQSQSLLPRVPFGLSGTNSQRSHASQMLNDQIYNMGAANATNMIPIQQQQQQHMAPNAQGLQSGMGTLPNTSQNHPNFSQQRQPNQQ; encoded by the exons ATGATGGCAGCCATGGAAGGGGCAACCCCGAACCAGTCTCAGCTGCAACCTCAACCCCAGCAGCCGCCGATGGCCGCCGCAGAGAGGCTCAACGCTGCCGTGCAGCAGCAGCTGCACCTCGATTCTGTCAAGATTAGGGCCATGAGCCTCTTCAAATCCATCTCCCGCATCCTCGAAGACTTCGACGCTTATGCCCGCACCAATGCCACTCCTaaatg GCAAGATATTTTGGGGCAGTACTCTATGGTTAATCTTGAGCTTTTCAACATCGTGGAGGAGATTAGGAAGGTTTCCAAGGCTTTTGTTGTACACCCAAAGAATGTCAATGCAGAGAATTCCACAA TTCTTCCTGTAATGTTGTCCTCAAAGCTATTACCTGAGATGGAGACAGATGATAACTCAAAGAGAGAGCAGTTGCTGCAGGGCATGCAAAACCTGCCTGTTGCCTCACAGATTGAGAAATTGAAG GCTAGAATTGACATGATTGCTGCTGCATGTGAAAGTGCCGAAAAAGTTCTGACAGATACACGTAAAGCTTATGGTTTTGGAACTCGCCAAGGTCCAACAATTGCTCCAACCCTGGACAAGGCTCAGGCTgctaaaattcaagaacaagAAAGTATTCTGAGAGCTGCTGTAAATTATGGTGAAG GACTAAGAATATCTGGAGACCAGAGGCAGATGACACCAGCACTTCCCATGCATCTCACAGATGTGCTTCATGTAGGCGATGGAATGCAAAGTTTGGCTGACTCATCTG GAATATACCAAAAGAACACTCCTGTGTCATCGAACAACATGAGTGGTGCAGGAACTTTGTTGCAG GGCACCGGGACACAACTTCTTGGAAGATCTGCTGCTTCTCCAGGTGCCAATTCTTTTGATAACACCTCTGCATCTCCGATGCCATACGCCAATTCCCCTAGGTCTGGTACAAATATGAATACGCCATCTCCTCAACAACAATCGCAACAACAGCAAccacagcagcagcaacaacagcaAAGGCAGAAGATGATGCAATTACCTCAGCATCAGCAAATTCTTCTTGCTCAACAACAATTCCGCCCTACCATGTCAGGTCTGGGTCAG GGTCAACCTCAGATGCAGTATTCTCAGACACTGGGGCACCAACAATTTCAAGGTAGGCAGTTGCCTTCTGGCCCTTTGCAGCATAGCATTGGTCAAAGCCAACTCAATCAAGGAAACATGATGAATCGTCATCTAAGCCAATTTTCTGGCACTGCCAATAGTGCATTGTTCAATGCTGCTCAGACAGCACCAAATAGCCAGATG ATACCAAATATTTCGGCTACAATGCAGTCGCAGTCTCTTCTTCCAAGGGTGCCG tttggcTTATCTGGAACCAATTCCCAGAGGAGTCATGCTTCCCAGATGTTGAATGATCAAA TTTATAATATGGGAGCAGCCAATGCTACCAATATGATTCCTatacagcagcagcagcagcagc ACATGGCACCAAATGCTCAGGGTCTGCAGTCTGGTATGGGGACCCTACCAAACACATCTCAGAATCACCCCAATTTCTCACAACAGAGGCAGCCAAATCAGCAGTGA
- the LOC115755808 gene encoding mediator of RNA polymerase II transcription subunit 8 isoform X1, whose amino-acid sequence MMAAMEGATPNQSQLQPQPQQPPMAAAERLNAAVQQQLHLDSVKIRAMSLFKSISRILEDFDAYARTNATPKWQDILGQYSMVNLELFNIVEEIRKVSKAFVVHPKNVNAENSTILPVMLSSKLLPEMETDDNSKREQLLQGMQNLPVASQIEKLKARIDMIAAACESAEKVLTDTRKAYGFGTRQGPTIAPTLDKAQAAKIQEQESILRAAVNYGEGLRISGDQRQMTPALPMHLTDVLHVGDGMQSLADSSGIYQKNTPVSSNNMSGAGTLLQGTGTQLLGRSAASPGANSFDNTSASPMPYANSPRSGTNMNTPSPQQQSQQQQPQQQQQQQRQKMMQLPQHQQILLAQQQFRPTMSGLGQGQPQMQYSQTLGHQQFQGRQLPSGPLQHSIGQSQLNQGNMMNRHLSQFSGTANSALFNAAQTAPNSQMIPNISATMQSQSLLPRVPFGLSGTNSQRSHASQMLNDQIYNMGAANATNMIPIQQQQQQQQPGSQGAFGNMAPNAQGLQSGMGTLPNTSQNHPNFSQQRQPNQQ is encoded by the exons ATGATGGCAGCCATGGAAGGGGCAACCCCGAACCAGTCTCAGCTGCAACCTCAACCCCAGCAGCCGCCGATGGCCGCCGCAGAGAGGCTCAACGCTGCCGTGCAGCAGCAGCTGCACCTCGATTCTGTCAAGATTAGGGCCATGAGCCTCTTCAAATCCATCTCCCGCATCCTCGAAGACTTCGACGCTTATGCCCGCACCAATGCCACTCCTaaatg GCAAGATATTTTGGGGCAGTACTCTATGGTTAATCTTGAGCTTTTCAACATCGTGGAGGAGATTAGGAAGGTTTCCAAGGCTTTTGTTGTACACCCAAAGAATGTCAATGCAGAGAATTCCACAA TTCTTCCTGTAATGTTGTCCTCAAAGCTATTACCTGAGATGGAGACAGATGATAACTCAAAGAGAGAGCAGTTGCTGCAGGGCATGCAAAACCTGCCTGTTGCCTCACAGATTGAGAAATTGAAG GCTAGAATTGACATGATTGCTGCTGCATGTGAAAGTGCCGAAAAAGTTCTGACAGATACACGTAAAGCTTATGGTTTTGGAACTCGCCAAGGTCCAACAATTGCTCCAACCCTGGACAAGGCTCAGGCTgctaaaattcaagaacaagAAAGTATTCTGAGAGCTGCTGTAAATTATGGTGAAG GACTAAGAATATCTGGAGACCAGAGGCAGATGACACCAGCACTTCCCATGCATCTCACAGATGTGCTTCATGTAGGCGATGGAATGCAAAGTTTGGCTGACTCATCTG GAATATACCAAAAGAACACTCCTGTGTCATCGAACAACATGAGTGGTGCAGGAACTTTGTTGCAG GGCACCGGGACACAACTTCTTGGAAGATCTGCTGCTTCTCCAGGTGCCAATTCTTTTGATAACACCTCTGCATCTCCGATGCCATACGCCAATTCCCCTAGGTCTGGTACAAATATGAATACGCCATCTCCTCAACAACAATCGCAACAACAGCAAccacagcagcagcaacaacagcaAAGGCAGAAGATGATGCAATTACCTCAGCATCAGCAAATTCTTCTTGCTCAACAACAATTCCGCCCTACCATGTCAGGTCTGGGTCAG GGTCAACCTCAGATGCAGTATTCTCAGACACTGGGGCACCAACAATTTCAAGGTAGGCAGTTGCCTTCTGGCCCTTTGCAGCATAGCATTGGTCAAAGCCAACTCAATCAAGGAAACATGATGAATCGTCATCTAAGCCAATTTTCTGGCACTGCCAATAGTGCATTGTTCAATGCTGCTCAGACAGCACCAAATAGCCAGATG ATACCAAATATTTCGGCTACAATGCAGTCGCAGTCTCTTCTTCCAAGGGTGCCG tttggcTTATCTGGAACCAATTCCCAGAGGAGTCATGCTTCCCAGATGTTGAATGATCAAA TTTATAATATGGGAGCAGCCAATGCTACCAATATGATTCCTatacagcagcagcagcagcagcagcagcctgGTTCACAGGGTGCATTTGGTAACATGGCACCAAATGCTCAGGGTCTGCAGTCTGGTATGGGGACCCTACCAAACACATCTCAGAATCACCCCAATTTCTCACAACAGAGGCAGCCAAATCAGCAGTGA
- the LOC115755839 gene encoding expansin-A9-like — protein sequence MAPWSEYHHRSSTMLGCLALTRVLLLLIAGDGGGGLQGWDSGAHATFYGDIHGNDTMMGACGYGNLFEQGYGLKTTALSTVLFRNGATCGACYAIMCIHSPWCLPDRPVIRVTATNFCPPNYTRATEVWCNPPQKHFDLSMPMFLKIAHYRAGIVPVAFRRVRCDPKRGGIRFEMKGNEWWLMVLVYNVGGDGQVVDVKIKGTRTGWVGMSRNWGQNWQTWVVLRGQALSFRVTTSDGKVIQSDNVAPPDWMPGRTYEGRNFPDSYFYSKFGILPSK from the exons ATGGCGCCTTGGTCTGAGTACCATCATCGGTCGTCGACGATGCTCGGGTGTCTTGCATTGACAAGAGTCCTTTTGCTCCTCATCGCCGGCGACGGAGGTGGCGGCCTCCAAGGATGGGATTCTGGCGCCCATGCCACGTTCTACGGCGACATCCATGGCAATGACACCATGA TGGGAGCTTGTGGGTATGGAAACCTGTTCGAGCAAGGATATGGACTGAAGACGACGGCCCTAAGCACGGTCCTCTTCCGCAACGGAGCGACTTGCGGAGCCTGCTATGCGATAATGTGCATCCATTCCCCCTGGTGCTTACCTGACCGGCCCGTCATCCGGGTCACCGCCACCAACTTTTGTCCGCCCAACTACACCAGGGCGACCGAGGTTTGGTGCAACCCGCCCCAAAAGCACTTCGACCTCTCCATGCCCATGTTCCTCAAGATCGCTCACTACCGTGCCGGGATCGTGCCCGTGGCGTTTCGCAGAGTGAGGTGCGATCCGAAGCGAGGAG GGATTAGGTTCGAGATGAAAGGGAACGAGTGGTGGCTGATGGTGCTGGTGTACAACGTTGGGGGAGACGGGCAAGTGGTGGACGTGAAGATCAAGGGGACGAGGACGGGTTGGGTTGGGATGAGTCGGAATTGGGGTCAGAACTGGCAAACCTGGGTCGTCCTCAGAGGCCAGGCCTTGTCCTTCCGGGTCACCACGAGCGACGGCAAGGTGATCCAGTCCGACAACGTGGCACCGCCTGATTGGATGCCTGGCCGGACTTATGAGGGCAGAAATTTCCCCGATTCTTACTTCTACTCCAAGTTTGGAATACTGCCTTCCAAATAA
- the LOC115755812 gene encoding kelch repeat-containing protein At3g27220 yields the protein MGRPVGKHKSARLVFGCVLLLGCGLVYDYFWAAAPRFTSSSSSISSNWASDEPPSKIPVSSNAGRSSLKGQSAEMDDAPGRVLSATFADLPGPELKWEKMAPAPVPRLDGAAIQIKNLLFVFAGYGTIDYVHSHVDIYNFSDNTWGGRFDMPKEMAHSHLGMVTDGRYIYVVTGQYGPQCRGPTAHNFVLDTETKQWDDLPPLPIPRYAPATQLWKGRLHVMGGSKENRHTPAVEHWSLAVKDGKALEKEWRNEIPIPRGGPHRACVVVDDQLMVLGGQEGDFMAKPGSPIFKCSRRNEVVYGDVYMLDDEKKWKVLPSMLKPNSHIEFAWAHVNNSIIIAGGTTEKHPVTKKMVLNGEVVQFNLDTLKWSVIGKLPYRVKTTLVGFWDGWFYFTSGQRDKGPADPVPKKVIGEMWRTKLRL from the exons ATGGGGAGGCCAGTGGGGAAGCATAAATCTGCCAGATTGGTGTTTGGATGCGTCCTTCTTTTGGGGTGTGGCCTCGTTTACGACTATTTCTGGGCTGCTGCTCCGcgtttcacttcttcttcttcttctatttcctCCAATTGGGCCAGTGACGAACCTCCCTCCAAAATACCTGTGTCCAGTAATGCTGGTCGTAGCTCCCTCAAG GGACAATCTGCGGAGATGGATGATGCTCCTGGGAGAGTCTTGTCTGCAACTTTCGCAGATTTACCTGGACCGGAGCTGAAATGGGAGAAGATGGCTCCTGCACCGGTGCCTCGATTAGATGGGGCAGCAATTCAGATAAAGAATCTTCTTTTTGTGTTTGCCGGATATGGCACTATTGATTAT GTGCATTCTCATGTTGACATATACAACTTTTCAGATAATACTTGGGGAGGAAGATTTGACATGCCAAAAGAAATGGCTCATTCACATTTGGGAATGGTGACGGATGGGAGATATATATATGTGGTCACAGGACAATATGGTCCACAATGTCGTGGACCTACAGCACATAATTTCGTGTTAGATACTGAGACCAAGCAGTGGGATGACTTGCCCCCTTTACCGATTCCTAG gtaTGCACCCGCAACCCAACTTTGGAAAGGTAGACTTCATGTGATGGGAGGCAGCAAAGAGAATAGGCATACGCCTGCAGTTGAGCACTGGAGTCTTGCAGTGAAGGATGGAAAAGCGTTGGAGAAGGAATGGAGGAATGAAATACCAATTCCCCGTGGAGGACCTCATAG GGCCTGCGTTGTGGTTGATGACCAATTGATGGTTTTGGGCGGTCAAGAAGGTGATTTCATGGCAAAACCTGGATCGCCTATTTTCAAATGCTCACGTAGAAATGAG GTTGTTTATGGCGATGTTTACATGCTAGACGATGAGAAGAAGTGGAAAGTATTACCTTCGATGCTAAAGCCAAACTCCCACATCGAGTTTGCTTGGGCTCATGTTAATAATTCTATTATCATTGCTGGAGGCACAACGGAGAAGCATCCAGTGACAAAGAAGATGGTGCTTAATGGGGAAGTGGTCCAGTTTAATTTAGATACACTG AAGTGGTCTGTGATTGGCAAACTTCCTTATCGTGTGAAGACTACACTTGTTGGGTTCTGGGATGGGTGGTTTTACTTCACATCTGGACAGCGAGACAAAGGACCGGCTGATCCAGTGCCAAAGAAGGTCATCGGAGAGATGTGGAGAACAAAACTAAgattgtaa